The following coding sequences lie in one Streptomyces sp. NBC_00510 genomic window:
- a CDS encoding YqgE/AlgH family protein codes for MTEVSSLTGRLLVATPALADPNFDRAVVLLLDHDEEGSLGVVLNRPTPVGVGDVLETWAGLAGAPPVVFQGGPVSLDSALGLAVVPGEPRDGEDGEPLGWRRVYGAIGLVDLEAPPELLAAELGSLRIFAGYAGWGPGQLEDELVEGAWYVVESEPGDVFSPDPEQLWRSVLRRQRSELAMVATYPDDPSLN; via the coding sequence GCGGACCCGAACTTCGACCGGGCGGTGGTGCTCCTCCTCGACCACGACGAGGAGGGGTCCCTCGGTGTGGTCCTCAACCGCCCCACGCCCGTCGGGGTCGGCGACGTCCTGGAGACCTGGGCCGGTCTGGCGGGCGCGCCCCCGGTCGTCTTCCAGGGAGGGCCGGTCTCGCTGGACTCCGCGCTGGGCCTGGCCGTGGTGCCCGGTGAGCCGCGGGACGGCGAGGACGGGGAGCCGCTCGGCTGGCGCCGGGTGTACGGCGCGATCGGCCTGGTCGACCTGGAGGCGCCGCCGGAGCTCCTCGCGGCGGAGCTGGGCTCCCTGCGCATCTTCGCCGGGTACGCCGGATGGGGGCCGGGACAGCTGGAGGACGAGCTCGTCGAGGGTGCCTGGTACGTGGTGGAGTCCGAACCGGGGGACGTCTTCTCCCCGGACCCCGAGCAGCTGTGGCGCTCCGTGCTGCGCAGGCAGCGCAGCGAACTCGCGATGGTCGCGACGTATCCGGACGATCCGTCTCTGAATTAG
- a CDS encoding DUF3039 domain-containing protein, with translation MSTLEPERGAGTGTLVEPTPQVSNGDGDHERFAHYVQKDKIMESALSGSPVVALCGKVWVPGRDPKKYPVCPMCKEIFESMPTGGGDKDKDKSGK, from the coding sequence ATGAGCACTCTCGAGCCCGAGCGCGGGGCGGGCACCGGCACCCTCGTTGAACCGACCCCGCAGGTGTCGAACGGCGATGGCGACCACGAGCGCTTCGCGCACTACGTTCAGAAGGACAAGATCATGGAGAGCGCGCTCTCCGGATCGCCGGTGGTCGCGCTCTGCGGCAAGGTCTGGGTGCCCGGCCGGGACCCCAAGAAGTACCCGGTCTGCCCGATGTGCAAGGAGATCTTCGAATCCATGCCCACCGGTGGCGGGGACAAGGACAAGGACAAGAGCGGCAAGTAG
- a CDS encoding beta-N-acetylhexosaminidase codes for MDLIPAPVEAHRHADGGHVDLGPGSTLDAGPGTEGTAHWLRATVGAATGLPLPPPPAGTPGTITLRLDPDVTGRLGAEGHRLTVSAEDGVRIAGGGAAGVFWGAQTVRQLLGADAFRRAPLPGRDWRLPHCTVEDAPRFAWRGVLLDVARHFMPKDVVLRYVDLLAAHKLNVLHLHLTDDQGWRVEIRRHPRLTEVGAWRSRTKVGLRESPLWDERPHGGYYTQDDLREIVAYAAERHVTVVPEIDVPGHSQAAIAAYPELGNTDVVDTGALPVLTSWGINPNVLAPTEATVRFYEDVLSELLEVFPSEFVHIGGDECPKDQWRASATVQARIKELGLRDEDELQSWFVRHFDSWLSARGRRLIGWDEILEGGLAEGAAVSSWRGYAGGIAAARAGHDVVMCPESQVYLDWRQSDGEDEPVPIAHVRTLEDVYRFEPVPDGLTAEEAAHVIGAQANIWTETMDSVRAVDYMAFPRLAAFAETVWSRLPGPAARDHEGFAARMTTHYGRLDALGVEYRPPGGPLPWQRRPGVIGRPIEGPPPIV; via the coding sequence ATGGACCTCATCCCGGCGCCCGTCGAGGCGCACCGGCACGCCGACGGCGGGCACGTCGACCTGGGACCCGGCAGCACCTTGGACGCCGGCCCCGGCACGGAAGGGACCGCGCACTGGCTGCGCGCCACGGTCGGCGCCGCCACCGGGCTCCCGCTGCCGCCGCCGCCCGCGGGCACGCCCGGCACGATCACGCTCCGCCTCGACCCCGACGTGACCGGGCGCCTCGGCGCGGAGGGCCACCGCCTGACGGTGTCCGCCGAGGACGGCGTCCGCATCGCCGGCGGGGGAGCGGCGGGGGTGTTCTGGGGCGCCCAGACCGTACGGCAGTTGCTCGGGGCCGACGCCTTCCGGCGTGCGCCGCTGCCGGGGCGCGACTGGCGCCTGCCGCACTGCACGGTCGAGGACGCCCCGCGCTTCGCGTGGCGCGGCGTACTGCTGGACGTGGCACGGCACTTCATGCCCAAGGACGTCGTCCTGCGCTACGTCGACCTGCTGGCCGCGCACAAGCTGAACGTGCTGCACCTGCACCTGACCGACGACCAGGGCTGGCGGGTGGAGATCCGCCGCCACCCGCGCCTGACCGAGGTCGGTGCCTGGCGCAGCCGGACCAAGGTGGGGCTGCGGGAGTCCCCGTTGTGGGACGAACGCCCGCACGGCGGTTACTACACGCAGGACGACCTCCGCGAGATCGTGGCGTACGCGGCGGAGCGGCACGTGACGGTCGTGCCGGAGATCGACGTCCCCGGCCACTCGCAGGCCGCCATCGCCGCCTACCCGGAACTCGGCAACACCGACGTCGTGGACACCGGCGCCCTGCCGGTGCTCACCAGTTGGGGCATCAACCCGAACGTGCTGGCGCCCACCGAGGCCACCGTGCGCTTCTACGAGGACGTGCTGAGCGAGCTCCTGGAGGTCTTCCCCTCGGAGTTCGTCCACATCGGCGGCGACGAGTGCCCCAAGGACCAGTGGCGCGCCTCCGCCACCGTCCAGGCCCGCATCAAGGAGTTGGGGCTGCGCGACGAGGACGAGTTGCAGAGTTGGTTCGTCCGGCACTTCGACTCCTGGCTGAGTGCGCGCGGCCGCCGGCTGATCGGCTGGGACGAGATCTTGGAGGGCGGACTGGCCGAGGGTGCCGCCGTCTCCTCCTGGCGCGGCTACGCGGGCGGGATCGCGGCGGCCCGGGCCGGTCACGACGTCGTGATGTGCCCGGAGAGCCAGGTCTACCTGGACTGGCGGCAGTCGGACGGCGAGGACGAGCCGGTGCCGATCGCGCACGTCCGCACCCTGGAGGACGTCTACCGCTTCGAGCCCGTCCCGGACGGCCTCACCGCCGAGGAGGCCGCCCACGTCATCGGCGCGCAGGCCAACATCTGGACGGAGACGATGGATTCGGTCCGCGCGGTGGACTACATGGCCTTCCCGCGGCTCGCCGCCTTCGCCGAGACGGTCTGGAGCCGGCTGCCCGGGCCCGCCGCCCGCGACCACGAGGGCTTCGCCGCGCGAATGACCACCCACTACGGGCGACTTGACGCACTGGGGGTCGAATACCGTCCGCCGGGCGGTCCGCTGCCGTGGCAGCGGCGTCCGGGCGTCATCGGACGCCCGATCGAGGGGCCGCCCCCGATCGTGTGA
- a CDS encoding FAD binding domain-containing protein, translating into MSTYARQAARNVALPTSLDEAVAALAATPTAVPVAGGTDLMAAVNSGLLRPAGLVGLGRISEIRGWQYADGAALLGAGLTHARMGRPDFAALIPALAAAARAAGPPQIRNAGTLGGNIAGAAPTGDSLPVLAALEASVLVAGPDGNRELPVSHLLTAMDPLRPGEVLAYVRVPLLHAPQTFLKATGRTGPGRAIASVAVVLDPARRGVRCAVGAVAPVPLRPLEAERWVAGLIDWDGERTLAPEALTAFGEYVAAACIPDPLPAPDGTTAPELPPAAVQLRRTVAALARRALGRALA; encoded by the coding sequence GTGAGCACGTACGCACGGCAGGCAGCGCGCAATGTGGCGTTGCCGACCTCGCTCGACGAGGCCGTGGCGGCCTTGGCCGCCACGCCCACAGCCGTGCCCGTCGCCGGAGGCACCGACCTCATGGCGGCCGTGAACTCCGGGCTCCTGCGCCCCGCGGGACTGGTCGGGCTCGGGCGGATCAGCGAGATCCGCGGCTGGCAGTACGCGGACGGCGCGGCGCTGCTCGGCGCCGGCCTCACCCACGCCCGCATGGGCCGCCCGGACTTCGCCGCGCTCATCCCCGCCCTGGCCGCCGCCGCCCGAGCCGCCGGACCCCCGCAGATCCGCAACGCGGGCACGCTCGGCGGCAACATCGCCGGCGCCGCCCCCACCGGCGACTCGCTGCCCGTGCTGGCCGCCCTGGAGGCGTCCGTCCTCGTCGCCGGCCCGGACGGCAACCGTGAGCTGCCGGTCAGCCATCTGCTCACCGCCATGGACCCGCTGCGGCCGGGCGAGGTCCTCGCGTACGTCCGGGTCCCGCTGCTGCACGCGCCGCAGACGTTCCTCAAGGCCACCGGCCGCACCGGACCCGGCCGCGCGATCGCGTCCGTCGCCGTCGTCCTCGACCCCGCCCGCCGGGGCGTACGCTGCGCGGTGGGAGCTGTCGCACCGGTGCCGCTGCGGCCGCTCGAGGCCGAACGCTGGGTCGCCGGGCTGATCGACTGGGACGGCGAGCGGACGCTGGCGCCGGAGGCCCTCACGGCCTTCGGCGAGTACGTCGCCGCCGCCTGCATCCCCGACCCCCTGCCGGCCCCGGACGGCACCACGGCCCCCGAACTGCCCCCCGCGGCCGTCCAGCTGCGGCGTACGGTGGCCGCACTGGCCCGCCGCGCGCTGGGGAGGGCACTGGCATGA
- a CDS encoding 2Fe-2S iron-sulfur cluster-binding protein, translated as MSDDVYDDRTPDGRMTDQPQAGSPQPHGGGFTPGHGVWEPLPHGEYDADQTMQVSFAAQLSMTEPGADPLAAPGHGYAPEPTGMPITVAPAEAPGGPAAGEDAATTWAIPVVREDATADDSGEYSVGAFVPTPDPSRPWTAPAAPHAPPLPRPGVAADGGWALPADATGQWTLPLTPDGAAGESGEYGFPPVSAPAPDGAAEEFRSEPVPGEDAAHPQEPAADLGADLTAEESPAAEEAAEEPGDGPGADAHSEHPVDSYVLNVNGTDRPVTDAWLGESLLYVLRERLGLAGAKDGCEQGECGACSVKVDGRLVASCLVPAATAAGSDIRTVEGLSADGGPSDVQRALAVCGAVQCGFCIPGMAMTVHDLLEGNHSPTELETRQAISGNLCRCSGYQGVLEAVRQVVAEREETAEGAADDTAGDPADGIRVPHPRPSSGGPA; from the coding sequence ATGAGTGACGACGTGTACGACGACAGGACACCGGACGGGCGCATGACCGACCAGCCGCAGGCGGGGTCCCCCCAGCCGCACGGCGGGGGATTCACCCCTGGGCACGGGGTGTGGGAGCCCCTGCCCCACGGCGAGTACGACGCCGACCAGACCATGCAGGTGTCCTTCGCGGCGCAGCTGTCCATGACCGAGCCCGGAGCCGACCCGCTCGCCGCCCCGGGCCACGGCTACGCGCCCGAGCCGACCGGCATGCCGATAACGGTCGCCCCCGCGGAGGCGCCCGGAGGCCCGGCCGCCGGTGAGGACGCGGCCACCACGTGGGCGATCCCCGTCGTGCGCGAGGACGCCACCGCCGACGACTCCGGCGAGTACTCGGTGGGCGCCTTCGTGCCCACCCCCGACCCGTCGCGCCCCTGGACCGCCCCCGCCGCCCCGCACGCGCCCCCGCTGCCGCGCCCCGGCGTCGCAGCGGACGGCGGCTGGGCGCTCCCCGCGGACGCCACCGGCCAGTGGACGCTGCCCCTCACCCCGGACGGCGCCGCCGGGGAGTCCGGTGAGTACGGCTTCCCGCCCGTGTCCGCCCCCGCGCCGGACGGCGCCGCCGAGGAGTTCCGGTCCGAGCCGGTCCCCGGCGAGGACGCCGCGCACCCGCAGGAGCCCGCGGCGGACCTCGGCGCGGACCTCACCGCCGAAGAGTCCCCGGCCGCGGAGGAGGCGGCCGAGGAGCCCGGCGACGGGCCCGGCGCGGACGCGCACAGCGAGCACCCGGTGGACTCCTACGTCCTCAACGTCAACGGCACCGACCGGCCCGTCACCGACGCCTGGCTCGGCGAGTCCCTGCTGTACGTGCTGCGCGAGCGCCTCGGCCTCGCCGGCGCCAAGGACGGCTGCGAGCAGGGCGAGTGCGGCGCGTGCTCGGTCAAGGTCGACGGCCGTCTCGTCGCCTCCTGCCTCGTGCCCGCCGCGACCGCCGCGGGCAGCGACATCCGCACCGTCGAGGGGCTGTCCGCCGACGGCGGGCCCTCGGACGTCCAGCGCGCGCTGGCCGTGTGCGGGGCCGTGCAGTGCGGTTTCTGCATCCCCGGCATGGCGATGACCGTGCACGACCTGCTCGAGGGCAACCACAGCCCGACCGAGCTGGAGACCAGGCAGGCCATCAGCGGCAACCTCTGCCGCTGCTCCGGGTACCAGGGCGTCCTGGAGGCCGTGCGCCAGGTCGTGGCCGAGCGCGAGGAGACCGCGGAGGGCGCCGCGGACGACACCGCCGGCGACCCGGCCGACGGCATCCGCGTCCCGCACCCGCGCCCCTCCTCCGGAGGCCCGGCGTGA